The following proteins come from a genomic window of Salvia hispanica cultivar TCC Black 2014 chromosome 4, UniMelb_Shisp_WGS_1.0, whole genome shotgun sequence:
- the LOC125223953 gene encoding signal recognition particle receptor subunit beta-like, whose amino-acid sequence MDEKNLENLKIQLQQLHNDAHEFVQSIPPTQLYSAIGVVIFTISVFLIIRLFKHRASNTIVLTGLSGSGKTVLFYQLRDGSSHQGTVTSMEPNEETFVLHSETTKKGKVKPVHIVDVPGHSRLRPKLDEFLPHAAGIVFVVDAVEFLPNVRAASEYLYDILTKASVVKRKIPLLLLCNKVDKVTAHTKDFIRKQLEKEIDKLRASRIALSSADIANEYSLGVPGEAFAFHQCLNKISVAEASGSTSDISQLEQFIKDYVKA is encoded by the exons ATGGATGAGAAGAATTTGGAGAACCTGAAGATCCAATTGCAGCAGTTACACAATGATGCACACGAATTTGTGCAGAGTATTCCTCCAACGCAGCTCTACAGTGCTATCGGCGTAGTCATTTTCACTATATCGGTCTTCTTAATCA TTCGTCTTTTCAAGCATAGGGCTTCAAATACTATTGTGCTCACTGGGTTAAGTGGAAGTGGCAAAACGGTTCTTTTTTACCAG CTTCGGGATGGCTCCTCCCATCAGGGTACTGTGACATCAATGGAACCAAATGAAGAAACATTTGTACTACATTCGGAGACAACTAAG AAGGGAAAAGTGAAGCCAGTCCACATTGTAGATGTTCCTGGGCACTCACGTCTTAGACCCAAACTAGATGAGTTCTTGCCTCATGCGGCTGGAATAGTTTTTGTAGTGGATGCTGTGGAATTCTTACCTAATGTTCGTGCTGCTTCAGA ATACCTCTATGATATTTTGACAAAGGCTAGTGTCGTGAAGAGAAAGATCCCTTTGCTACTCTTGTGCAACAAGGTAGACAAAGTTACAGCACATACAAAAGATTTCATCAGAAAACAACTCGAGAAGGAAAT CGACAAGCTCCGTGCGTCAAGAATAGCATTATCTTCAGCCGACATTGCTAATGAATACTCACTGGGGGTACCTGGAGAAGCTTTTGCATTTCATCAGTGCCTCAACAAAATCTCAGTCGCAGAAGCGTCTGGTTCAACTAGTGACATCTCTCAGTTAGAGCAGTTTATCAAGGATTATGTTAAAGCGTGA